A window of the Henckelia pumila isolate YLH828 chromosome 3, ASM3356847v2, whole genome shotgun sequence genome harbors these coding sequences:
- the LOC140889745 gene encoding uncharacterized protein: MGQLATAVNRLEALNSSILPSQTVVNPKENVSAITLRSVNELKVKEKVVKEPVQNKDEQESKVEENEKIHEAPKGKFPPFSEYKHVAPFSLALKESRRDEEIKGMYEIFRRCEVNIPLLDAIKQVSRYAKFLKELCTVKSKHKLKGCQKVELGEHVSAVIQRKVPTKCKDPRPLNKTEIVIQMADRSTIYPRGLLEDVLVQVENLIFPADFYVLDMKNNDMNSPIFLGRPFLKTSKSIIDVNNGTLTMEFDGEIVKFHIFDTLKISGCESASKFESKLSPDRLKGIPKKSKQRKHGTNLTGKFLKWVKVDKETRYEPP, encoded by the exons ATGGGGCAGTTGGCAACCGCAGTCAACAGGTTGGAGGCACTGAATTCTAGCATCTTACCATCACAGACAGTGGTGAATCCGAAGGAGAATGTGAGTGCAATCACATTGAGGAGTGTAAATGAGTTGAAGGTTAAAGAAAAAGTGGTGAAAGAACCAGTACAGAACAAAGATGAGCAGGAATCTaaggtggaggagaatgagaaaattCACGAGGCACCAAAAGGTAAGTTCCCTCCTTTTTCTGAGTATAAACATGTAGCCCCTTTTTCCTTAGCATTGAAAGAGTCTAGGAGGGATGAAGAAATTAAGGGGATGTATGAaatttttcgtagatgtgaggtaaatattccTTTGTTAGATGCTATCAAACAAGTATCTcgttatgctaaatttttaaaagaattgtgTACTGTGAAGAGCAAACACAAACTGAAGGGGTGTCAGaaagttgaattgggagaacatGTTTCTGCTGTAATTCAAAGAAAGGTACCCacaaaatgcaaggacccaA GGCCTTTAAATAAAACTGAAATTGTTATCCAgatggctgatagatctactaTTTATCCTAGGGGTCTGTTAGAAGATGTTCTTGTGCAAgttgaaaatttgatttttcctGCTGATTTCTATGTTCTTGACATGAAAAATAATGATATGAATAGTCCAATTTTTctaggaagaccatttttgaaaacttcaaagTCCATTATAGATGTTAACAATGGCACTCTCACTATGGAGTTTGATGGGGAGATTGTtaagtttcatatttttgataccctgaAAATTTCTGGTTGTGAAAGT GCATCTAAATTTGAGTCGAAACTTTCTCCGGATCGATTAAAAGGAATCCCCAAGAAATCAAAGCAGAGGAAGCATGGGACGAATTTAACTGGAAAATTTCtcaagtgggtgaaggtggacaaggaAACCAGATATGAACCACCTTGA